One part of the Streptomyces ferrugineus genome encodes these proteins:
- a CDS encoding ABC transporter permease has protein sequence MTASTRPRPRRPGGPTRLARLRDSGGHLVGAYGLLALTALLFLVFSLTLPRTFPTLDTVDSILSTQSIPAVLALAAMVPIVTGAFDLSIGYGLGLAHVMVLRLVVHDGWPWPLACLAVIVGGCVVGVLNGVIVEFGRIDSFIATLGTGSMMYAVTGWITDGGRIVPGPQGLPPAFTDLYNSTFLGLPVPAFYVLAVAAALWLVLERLPLGRYLYVVGSNPRAADLLGIPVRKYTVYAFATSGLLVGFAGVLLAAQQQIGNPSVGLDYLLPAFVGALLGSTAIKPGRPNAPGTLVAVAVLAVGLTGIGQMGAEFWTVPLFHGGTLLLAVGLAGYASRRRLRTGATAARDSPGATAQPPTPPPQEGGTP, from the coding sequence GTGACCGCCTCGACCCGGCCACGGCCTCGACGACCGGGCGGGCCGACCCGGCTCGCCCGGCTGCGCGACTCGGGCGGACATCTCGTCGGCGCCTACGGCCTCCTGGCCCTGACCGCCCTGCTCTTCCTGGTCTTCTCCCTCACCCTGCCGCGTACGTTTCCCACCCTGGACACCGTCGACTCGATCCTGTCCACCCAGTCGATCCCGGCGGTGCTCGCGCTCGCCGCCATGGTCCCCATCGTGACCGGCGCCTTCGACCTCTCCATCGGCTACGGCCTCGGCCTGGCGCACGTCATGGTGCTGCGACTCGTCGTCCATGACGGGTGGCCCTGGCCGCTCGCCTGTCTCGCGGTGATCGTCGGCGGGTGTGTCGTCGGCGTCCTCAACGGCGTCATCGTCGAGTTCGGCCGGATCGACTCGTTCATCGCCACGCTCGGGACCGGCAGCATGATGTACGCCGTCACCGGCTGGATCACCGACGGCGGCCGGATCGTCCCCGGCCCGCAGGGCCTTCCGCCCGCCTTCACCGACCTCTACAACTCCACGTTCCTCGGCCTCCCGGTCCCCGCCTTCTACGTGCTCGCCGTCGCCGCCGCCCTGTGGCTGGTGCTGGAGCGGCTGCCGCTCGGCCGGTACCTGTACGTCGTCGGTTCGAACCCGCGCGCCGCCGACCTCCTCGGCATCCCGGTGCGGAAGTACACCGTGTACGCCTTCGCCACGTCGGGGCTGCTCGTCGGCTTCGCCGGAGTGCTGCTCGCGGCCCAGCAGCAGATCGGCAACCCGAGCGTCGGCCTCGACTACCTGCTGCCCGCCTTCGTCGGCGCGCTCCTCGGCTCCACCGCGATCAAGCCCGGCCGCCCCAACGCCCCGGGCACCCTCGTCGCCGTCGCCGTCCTCGCCGTCGGCCTCACCGGCATCGGCCAGATGGGCGCCGAATTCTGGACGGTCCCGTTGTTCCACGGCGGCACCCTGCTCCTCGCCGTCGGCCTCGCCGGCTACGCCTCGCGCCGCCGGCTGCGCACCGGCGCCACCGCGGCCCGCGACTCGCCCGGCGCGACAGCACAGCCGCCGACGCCCCCGCCGCAGGAGGGCGGCACCCCCTGA